The following proteins are co-located in the Pyrobaculum calidifontis JCM 11548 genome:
- the purE gene encoding 5-(carboxyamino)imidazole ribonucleotide mutase: protein MRVAVIMGSINDLEVMKEAFEVLEQLGIPYEARVVSAHRTPDYMLQFAKEAEKEFDVIIAGAGGAAHLPGMTASLTPLPVIGVPIPTKHLGGLDSLLSIVQMPRGTPVATVAIGNAANAAYLAARILGVKYPEVRERVREHMAKMREDVLRSSFIKRWP, encoded by the coding sequence ATGCGGGTGGCGGTAATCATGGGGTCAATAAACGACTTAGAGGTAATGAAGGAGGCGTTTGAAGTGTTGGAACAACTGGGCATACCCTACGAGGCGAGGGTCGTAAGCGCCCACAGAACCCCAGACTACATGCTCCAATTTGCAAAAGAGGCGGAGAAGGAGTTCGACGTAATTATAGCTGGAGCAGGCGGCGCGGCGCATCTGCCCGGCATGACCGCCTCGCTGACCCCACTCCCAGTTATCGGCGTCCCAATTCCCACCAAGCACTTGGGGGGCCTCGACTCTCTGTTGTCCATAGTGCAGATGCCGAGGGGCACGCCAGTTGCCACTGTGGCGATTGGCAACGCGGCCAACGCGGCCTACCTCGCCGCAAGGATACTGGGCGTAAAATACCCAGAGGTTCGGGAGAGGGTTAGAGAGCACATGGCCAAGATGCGGGAGGACGTTCTCCGCTCGTCATTTATCAAGAGGTGGCCTTAG
- a CDS encoding phosphoribosyltransferase family protein, whose protein sequence is MSAGLFAIYHFGGGIDLYPFLYYGLKAMSNRGDVAVAYVYNNGEIRRLEVDLSREGEGSAPGAAAVGCVYVEDCCKEVDGGVICKFGREEPVPGERPSATAYVALTKDGAVYAYRPPRLWHLAVGVHGFDFAIVATEAAVVEVLGGEVRRSLLGGELLKIHSFGVESASGGEAGELCALEVLYASRLDNVIDGVEVAETRAKLAEALAEKTRAEVDVAIGVPETGMFYASALARRLGVWSPLAFVATARGRSALLDEVKERLAVIQLKANVVKAVVKGKRVMLVDDSVISGITIRQMTQMLRGKAGAREIHVAVASPPLRRSCPYGVKTPPESHMIYNHLTPREVAEALEVDSIVHLEAEEVEKAVGKRLCTLCLRPPLDK, encoded by the coding sequence ATGTCCGCCGGGCTCTTCGCCATATACCACTTCGGCGGGGGGATAGACCTGTACCCCTTCCTCTACTACGGCCTCAAGGCGATGTCAAACCGCGGCGACGTGGCTGTTGCGTATGTGTACAACAACGGCGAAATTCGGCGGCTCGAAGTGGACCTGTCAAGGGAGGGTGAGGGGTCAGCCCCCGGCGCCGCGGCGGTGGGTTGCGTCTACGTGGAGGACTGCTGTAAAGAGGTCGACGGGGGCGTAATCTGCAAATTCGGCAGAGAGGAGCCTGTGCCTGGCGAGAGGCCTAGCGCCACGGCATATGTGGCATTGACCAAAGACGGGGCGGTGTACGCGTATAGGCCGCCCAGGCTCTGGCACTTAGCCGTGGGGGTTCACGGCTTCGACTTTGCCATAGTCGCCACGGAGGCCGCCGTGGTGGAGGTGCTGGGGGGCGAAGTCAGGAGGAGCCTCCTCGGGGGCGAATTACTCAAAATCCACAGCTTTGGCGTAGAGTCGGCGAGCGGAGGCGAGGCGGGGGAGCTCTGCGCCTTGGAGGTCCTCTACGCGTCGAGGCTAGACAACGTCATAGATGGCGTAGAGGTGGCAGAGACGAGGGCCAAACTAGCCGAGGCCTTGGCTGAGAAGACCAGGGCCGAGGTAGACGTGGCCATAGGTGTGCCTGAGACGGGGATGTTCTACGCCTCGGCGCTTGCCAGGCGGCTCGGCGTATGGAGCCCGCTTGCCTTTGTGGCAACGGCTAGGGGAAGGAGTGCCCTTTTAGACGAGGTAAAGGAAAGGCTAGCCGTGATTCAGCTGAAGGCCAATGTAGTCAAGGCGGTGGTGAAGGGGAAGAGGGTTATGCTTGTGGACGACAGCGTCATAAGCGGCATCACAATCAGACAGATGACACAGATGTTGAGAGGCAAGGCGGGGGCTAGGGAGATCCACGTCGCCGTGGCCTCTCCCCCGCTTAGGAGGAGTTGCCCATACGGCGTTAAGACGCCGCCGGAGAGCCACATGATCTACAACCACTTGACCCCCCGCGAAGTGGCAGAGGCGCTAGAGGTGGACAGCATAGTCCACCTAGAGGCTGAGGAGGTGGAAAAAGCTGTAGGGAAGAGGCTTTGTACGCTGTGCCTAAGGCCACCTCTTGATAAATGA
- the purD gene encoding phosphoribosylamine--glycine ligase — MEKVLVVGDGAREHAIAWAVAKSGARIYAAVGHPNPGLVQLAKETGGWHRVVKTTSPGEVVKVAEEVSPDLVIIGPEEPLFAGVADALREAGFLTFGASAKAAVVEMRKDVARSLQWKYRIPGRLIYGVFKEVEDAYSFAKALGSVAIKPIRQAGGKGVRVVYGDAKYLDGAFDEVVTRGAAEVKEQLRHYGDVEEAVLVEEAVWGVEYTVQTLTDGDFVFPLPPVQDNPHAYELGLGPECGGMGSLSPLPFIEDAEVEEAVEAVRATVEAVGREFGVKYVGALSGQMMLTARGPVVIEYYARLGDPEAVNALFLYDGDAYDLFKRAAEGRLAGAERRFKGGYTVVKAFAPLGYPQSRELAKGLRFWIDWDLVKREGCLVFFGSAVESPEGGYVTLGSRAVEVLAHGDTPEEAYRRVERCAAAVRGEGLFHRSDIASPWYLKAMAEKAELVRAVYKWRRGRGLDKRRIVWRPGGGVEVYEF; from the coding sequence ATGGAGAAGGTCTTAGTGGTGGGGGATGGGGCTAGAGAGCACGCGATTGCGTGGGCTGTTGCAAAGAGCGGGGCGAGGATATACGCGGCGGTGGGGCACCCCAACCCGGGCCTTGTGCAATTGGCTAAGGAGACTGGGGGCTGGCACAGGGTAGTGAAGACCACGTCCCCCGGCGAGGTGGTTAAAGTTGCCGAGGAGGTCTCGCCCGACTTAGTGATAATTGGGCCTGAGGAGCCCCTATTTGCGGGAGTTGCCGACGCGCTTAGGGAGGCAGGGTTTTTGACCTTCGGCGCTTCGGCTAAGGCGGCTGTGGTGGAGATGCGGAAGGACGTGGCTAGGTCTCTTCAGTGGAAGTACCGAATACCCGGCCGCTTAATATACGGAGTGTTTAAGGAAGTTGAAGATGCCTACTCTTTTGCCAAGGCGTTGGGCTCTGTGGCCATTAAGCCCATTAGGCAGGCGGGGGGCAAGGGGGTCAGAGTGGTGTACGGCGACGCCAAGTACCTCGACGGGGCTTTCGACGAAGTGGTGACAAGAGGCGCGGCTGAGGTCAAGGAACAGCTACGCCACTACGGCGACGTGGAGGAGGCCGTGCTGGTGGAGGAGGCGGTGTGGGGAGTTGAGTACACCGTGCAGACTCTCACCGATGGGGACTTCGTCTTCCCCCTGCCCCCCGTGCAAGACAACCCCCACGCCTACGAGCTGGGGCTTGGCCCAGAGTGCGGAGGCATGGGCTCCCTTTCCCCATTGCCCTTCATAGAGGATGCGGAGGTGGAGGAGGCAGTAGAGGCCGTGAGAGCTACTGTGGAGGCCGTTGGGAGGGAGTTCGGCGTAAAGTACGTGGGCGCCTTAAGCGGGCAAATGATGCTCACGGCGCGGGGGCCCGTGGTGATTGAGTACTACGCCAGGCTGGGCGACCCCGAGGCGGTAAACGCCTTGTTCCTCTACGACGGCGACGCCTACGACCTGTTTAAAAGAGCAGCCGAGGGAAGGCTCGCCGGGGCCGAGAGGAGGTTTAAAGGAGGGTACACGGTGGTAAAGGCCTTTGCCCCCCTGGGCTATCCTCAGAGCCGCGAGTTGGCCAAGGGCCTGAGGTTTTGGATAGACTGGGACTTAGTCAAGAGGGAGGGATGCCTCGTCTTCTTCGGCTCGGCCGTGGAATCGCCGGAGGGGGGATACGTGACCTTGGGCTCCCGCGCCGTTGAGGTGTTGGCACATGGAGATACGCCAGAGGAGGCGTACCGCCGCGTTGAGCGATGTGCCGCAGCTGTGAGGGGCGAGGGGCTCTTCCACAGGTCCGACATTGCGTCTCCCTGGTATCTAAAGGCCATGGCAGAGAAGGCCGAGCTTGTGAGAGCGGTGTACAAGTGGAGGAGGGGCCGGGGCCTCGACAAGCGGAGGATAGTCTGGAGGCCTGGAGGGGGGGTGGAGGTGTACGAGTTTTAA
- a CDS encoding phosphoribosylaminoimidazolesuccinocarboxamide synthase produces MELVYEGKAKAVYKTREGLLMVFKDEVTAGDGARRDKAPGKGALAAETSTLLFQYLQGRGVTTHYLMFVPPNAILVKPAQVPPLEVIVRFKAYGSYLKRMPKAKPLTPFAKPIVEFHYKDDSLHDPLILEDDVVEAGLLTAGELAAVKDMALRAASALRELYASVDCDFVDVKFEFGRVGGELVLVDEVSGDTFRLLCGGEHFDKEYYRKTGDAVGLVERYAKLLELTKLALSRQKV; encoded by the coding sequence ATGGAGTTAGTCTATGAGGGAAAGGCCAAGGCTGTCTATAAGACTAGAGAGGGGTTGCTCATGGTCTTCAAAGACGAGGTAACAGCTGGGGATGGCGCTAGGCGTGACAAGGCCCCTGGCAAGGGCGCCCTCGCGGCAGAGACCTCCACCCTCCTATTTCAATATCTCCAGGGCCGCGGGGTGACCACCCACTACCTAATGTTTGTCCCTCCCAACGCCATTTTAGTTAAGCCGGCCCAAGTGCCGCCGCTGGAGGTCATAGTGCGGTTTAAGGCCTACGGGAGCTACCTCAAGCGCATGCCTAAGGCGAAGCCCCTGACCCCCTTTGCAAAGCCCATAGTGGAGTTCCACTACAAAGACGACTCGCTCCACGACCCCCTAATCCTCGAAGACGACGTAGTGGAGGCCGGCTTGCTCACGGCGGGAGAGCTCGCCGCGGTAAAAGACATGGCGCTCAGAGCCGCGTCGGCCTTGAGAGAGCTATACGCAAGCGTAGACTGCGACTTTGTAGACGTGAAGTTTGAGTTTGGGCGCGTCGGCGGAGAGCTCGTCCTCGTGGACGAGGTGTCCGGCGATACATTCCGCTTGCTCTGCGGCGGCGAGCACTTCGACAAAGAGTACTACCGTAAGACGGGGGATGCGGTGGGCCTTGTGGAGCGGTACGCCAAGTTGCTTGAACTTACAAAACTAGCCCTAAGCCGTCAAAAGGTCTGA
- the purN gene encoding phosphoribosylglycinamide formyltransferase gives MKVGVLASWRGSNFKAIMDHIRLGVLRGVEVPVLIYSDENAPVREIAEKYGMEARYVRHRGVPRAVREEEMAEVLKSHGVEVVALAGYDYILSGGFISRFRLVLNIHPSLLPFAGGKGMYGLRVHQEVFRAGVKVTGPTVHVVDDSVDGGPIVDQWPVYIGDVYALPLPPEEKVQIIADRVLIFEHRLYSRVLQAVADGRLELVEEVVKVPRVYEEGGRLRVEEVEARAVRTVLKVDEAWERQWAERQRAYVEYQLKEWESRLGGRLALVLPPWLRG, from the coding sequence GTGAAGGTGGGCGTCTTGGCGTCGTGGCGTGGGTCGAATTTTAAGGCGATTATGGACCACATACGCCTCGGCGTCCTCCGCGGCGTTGAAGTGCCCGTGTTAATATACAGTGACGAGAATGCGCCGGTTAGAGAGATTGCGGAGAAGTACGGAATGGAGGCGCGCTATGTGCGCCATAGGGGTGTCCCCAGGGCTGTGCGGGAGGAGGAGATGGCTGAGGTTTTAAAGAGCCATGGGGTAGAGGTGGTGGCTTTGGCGGGCTACGACTACATCTTAAGCGGGGGGTTTATATCTAGGTTCCGCCTCGTCCTCAACATACACCCCTCGTTGCTCCCCTTCGCGGGGGGAAAGGGGATGTATGGGCTAAGGGTGCATCAAGAGGTCTTTAGGGCTGGGGTCAAGGTGACGGGGCCCACGGTCCACGTAGTTGACGACTCCGTCGATGGGGGGCCTATAGTTGATCAGTGGCCTGTCTACATCGGCGACGTGTATGCCCTTCCACTTCCCCCCGAGGAGAAGGTGCAGATAATCGCCGACAGAGTGTTGATCTTTGAGCATAGGCTTTACTCGAGGGTCCTACAAGCGGTGGCAGACGGGAGGCTTGAGCTTGTGGAAGAGGTGGTTAAAGTGCCCAGGGTGTATGAAGAGGGGGGCAGGCTGAGGGTGGAGGAGGTGGAGGCGAGGGCGGTCAGGACGGTGCTTAAGGTGGACGAGGCGTGGGAGAGGCAGTGGGCCGAGAGGCAGAGGGCCTATGTGGAATACCAGTTGAAGGAGTGGGAGAGCAGGCTTGGGGGCAGGCTCGCCCTCGTGTTGCCGCCATGGTTACGTGGATGA
- a CDS encoding bifunctional 5,10-methylenetetrahydrofolate dehydrogenase/5,10-methenyltetrahydrofolate cyclohydrolase → MVTWMSGKPLHEKTKEWARRHVRLLEEVGVTPKLAVLLLNDDPVELETQRRYVSLKARDVREVGGEVEIYELVDVPPERRSKEALYLIERLNRRDDVTGILIQKPVPPFVDEDLLFQRLSPEKDVDALTPENKKRLLALFDLDRDLLPCTPAGILELLQMYGVEVKGRDVTVVGKGELVGKPLAVMLMQLDASVSVLHALTRDKLRYVKEADIVISAVGRPPELYRDNPWRLTGDMVKEGAVVVGVGGKVDPATGKWYFDVDEKSVAEKASYLTPNLGGVGLATRARLLKNLIRASYNVARATAAPRLLKAF, encoded by the coding sequence ATGGTTACGTGGATGAGCGGCAAGCCGCTTCACGAGAAGACGAAGGAGTGGGCGCGGCGGCATGTACGGCTTTTGGAGGAGGTCGGCGTTACGCCTAAGCTCGCCGTGTTGCTCCTCAACGACGACCCAGTGGAGCTGGAGACTCAGCGGAGGTACGTATCGCTGAAGGCTAGAGACGTGAGAGAGGTGGGGGGCGAGGTGGAGATATACGAGCTCGTGGACGTGCCGCCGGAGAGGCGGAGTAAGGAGGCGCTCTACCTAATAGAGAGGCTGAATAGGAGAGACGACGTAACTGGCATACTTATACAAAAGCCCGTTCCGCCCTTTGTGGATGAAGATCTCCTCTTCCAGAGGCTAAGCCCTGAGAAAGACGTAGACGCGCTGACCCCCGAGAACAAGAAGAGGTTGTTGGCTCTCTTTGACCTAGATCGGGACCTCTTGCCTTGTACCCCCGCTGGCATATTAGAGTTGCTTCAGATGTACGGCGTAGAGGTAAAGGGGAGGGACGTGACGGTGGTGGGGAAGGGTGAGCTAGTGGGCAAGCCTCTCGCAGTCATGCTCATGCAGTTGGACGCCTCAGTCTCCGTGCTCCACGCCTTGACGAGAGACAAGCTCCGCTACGTCAAAGAGGCAGACATCGTCATATCCGCAGTGGGAAGGCCACCTGAGCTGTACCGCGACAACCCCTGGCGCCTCACGGGGGACATGGTCAAGGAGGGCGCCGTGGTGGTGGGTGTTGGGGGGAAGGTGGACCCCGCCACAGGCAAGTGGTACTTCGACGTAGACGAGAAGTCTGTGGCAGAGAAGGCCTCCTACCTAACCCCCAACCTAGGGGGCGTGGGCCTCGCCACCAGGGCCCGTCTGTTGAAAAACTTAATCCGCGCCTCATACAACGTGGCTAGGGCAACTGCCGCGCCTAGACTGTTAAAAGCTTTTTAA
- a CDS encoding PD-(D/E)XK nuclease family protein: MFDKDAFLRLLREDEEFRYAVLGLLGLDKVFKRLEKNTKAIAALQRAMVRHTKALEEHTRAIEALQKTIEEHSRAINSMQKTLEEHSRVLERHSKAVESLQRAVEEHTRAIVAMQKTLEEHSRAIEGLQRAVEEHSRAIMSLQQAVDAQSVAIRELAAKMNALGTRWGVVAEEAFRESVKYLVEDLLGAYKAKKWTYYDAEGLVYGHPSVVEADLLVRDGEHILVEFKSSADRADVGELYKLGILYERVAGVKPKLLLVSPAVRKRAAELAKELGVEIRGEVVE, translated from the coding sequence GTGTTTGACAAAGATGCCTTCCTCCGCCTCCTGAGAGAAGATGAGGAGTTTAGATACGCCGTATTGGGCCTACTTGGGCTAGACAAGGTCTTTAAGCGGCTTGAGAAAAACACTAAGGCCATAGCCGCCCTTCAACGCGCAATGGTCAGGCACACCAAGGCGCTAGAGGAGCACACAAGGGCAATAGAGGCACTACAGAAGACGATAGAAGAACACTCAAGGGCGATAAACTCAATGCAGAAGACTTTAGAAGAGCACTCAAGAGTCCTTGAAAGGCATTCTAAGGCGGTAGAGAGTTTACAGAGAGCTGTGGAGGAGCACACTAGAGCTATTGTAGCAATGCAGAAGACCTTGGAGGAGCATTCAAGGGCTATTGAAGGTCTGCAGAGGGCTGTGGAGGAGCACTCCCGTGCCATTATGTCGCTTCAGCAGGCTGTTGATGCGCAATCTGTGGCTATCCGCGAGCTGGCCGCCAAGATGAATGCGCTTGGCACGCGGTGGGGGGTCGTGGCTGAGGAGGCGTTTAGAGAGTCTGTGAAATACTTGGTGGAGGACCTCCTCGGGGCCTACAAGGCCAAGAAGTGGACTTATTACGACGCCGAGGGGCTGGTCTACGGCCACCCCTCCGTCGTTGAAGCAGACCTCCTCGTCAGAGACGGTGAGCACATACTCGTGGAATTTAAATCGTCTGCCGACAGAGCCGATGTGGGGGAGCTATACAAGCTCGGCATCCTATACGAGAGAGTGGCTGGCGTCAAGCCCAAGCTCCTACTAGTGTCGCCAGCGGTGAGGAAGAGGGCGGCTGAGTTGGCCAAGGAGCTCGGCGTTGAGATAAGGGGGGAGGTGGTGGAGTAA
- a CDS encoding phosphoribosylformylglycinamidine cyclo-ligase, whose protein sequence is MRYRDAGVDLDKHRQLHKAAASLLGGYAGAYTRWIELGEGEYALHVDGVGTKALWLLQAGRLEVAGWDCLFVNVNDVVSDGFKPVAAVDYVAVSPGLEDAVPPVFEGLRKAAQRANVAVLGGETAIMPDVVNGIDVVCTILAKRVAAPKRPAPGDYLVALESTGPHANGFSLLRRIFKLGERLCGSTVEDILLAPVADYGAVVEMLKEGVVKAVAHITGGAFAKLKRVLGDLGAKLELGNLPCWAEEVVKRGVPREEAYRVFNMGVGMVLVTDTPNDALRRAEDLGLRARVVGRVKEEGPVAVDGVVFH, encoded by the coding sequence GTGAGGTATAGAGACGCAGGCGTTGACTTAGACAAACATAGGCAGTTGCACAAGGCCGCCGCCTCCCTCCTCGGCGGCTACGCCGGCGCCTATACCCGGTGGATAGAGCTGGGGGAGGGGGAGTACGCGCTGCACGTAGACGGCGTGGGGACTAAGGCCCTGTGGCTTCTTCAGGCTGGGCGCCTAGAGGTGGCCGGGTGGGACTGCCTCTTTGTAAATGTAAACGATGTGGTCAGCGACGGGTTTAAGCCCGTTGCGGCCGTGGACTACGTGGCGGTCTCGCCCGGGCTAGAGGATGCCGTGCCGCCCGTGTTCGAGGGCCTGCGTAAGGCGGCCCAGAGGGCCAACGTTGCCGTCTTAGGCGGCGAGACGGCCATAATGCCAGACGTGGTAAACGGAATAGACGTGGTTTGCACAATCTTGGCCAAGAGAGTGGCCGCGCCTAAGAGGCCAGCGCCTGGGGACTACCTAGTGGCTCTAGAGTCCACGGGCCCCCACGCCAACGGCTTCAGTCTCCTCAGGCGGATCTTCAAGCTGGGGGAGAGGCTCTGCGGCTCCACGGTCGAGGACATCCTCCTAGCCCCCGTGGCCGACTACGGCGCCGTAGTCGAAATGTTGAAAGAGGGCGTGGTCAAAGCGGTGGCACACATCACAGGAGGCGCCTTTGCAAAGCTCAAGAGAGTGCTCGGGGACTTGGGGGCGAAGCTAGAGCTGGGCAATCTGCCTTGCTGGGCCGAGGAAGTGGTCAAGAGGGGAGTGCCGCGGGAGGAGGCGTACCGCGTCTTCAACATGGGAGTCGGCATGGTCCTCGTAACAGACACCCCCAACGACGCCTTGAGAAGAGCCGAGGACCTCGGCCTAAGGGCTAGGGTCGTGGGGAGGGTGAAGGAAGAGGGGCCCGTGGCTGTCGACGGCGTAGTATTCCACTGA
- a CDS encoding HepT-like ribonuclease domain-containing protein: MRLREQLARVKFYTEELRARLASPGADIYALERLAELVAQSLIDLAAIYVARRRGEKPPTYRALLEEFAREVGYDPKRLGAVASMRNVLIHRYYIVSVEKELASFKELVEMMPEVLALAEKAVGNNPCVEDAVRLGEVFKRHDVVYAYLFGSTARRGCGRDLDIAVKFAKPKTLMDLARLIAEAEDLLGLPDGSIDIVDLDEAPPHLVLSIVEDYIVIYGDAEEARFYLVRRYEEALDLLVTYQKALGGG, encoded by the coding sequence ATGAGACTTAGAGAGCAACTGGCTCGCGTCAAGTTTTACACTGAGGAGCTTCGGGCCCGCCTCGCCTCCCCTGGCGCAGACATCTACGCCTTGGAGAGACTTGCCGAGTTAGTGGCACAGTCGTTGATAGACTTGGCGGCCATATATGTGGCGCGTAGACGAGGCGAAAAGCCCCCCACCTACAGGGCGTTACTGGAGGAGTTCGCGCGCGAGGTAGGCTATGACCCCAAGAGGTTAGGCGCAGTGGCCTCTATGCGAAACGTGCTTATCCATCGGTACTACATTGTGTCTGTGGAGAAGGAGCTAGCCTCGTTTAAAGAGCTTGTGGAGATGATGCCGGAGGTGCTTGCCTTGGCCGAAAAGGCCGTGGGCAATAACCCCTGTGTAGAAGACGCCGTGAGGCTTGGGGAGGTGTTTAAGCGCCACGATGTGGTGTACGCGTACCTCTTCGGATCTACGGCGCGTCGCGGCTGTGGACGCGACTTAGACATAGCCGTGAAATTCGCCAAGCCGAAGACGTTGATGGACTTGGCCAGGCTAATCGCAGAGGCGGAGGACCTCTTGGGCCTCCCAGACGGCTCCATCGACATAGTCGACCTCGACGAGGCCCCGCCGCACCTAGTCCTCTCCATAGTGGAGGACTACATCGTGATATACGGAGACGCTGAAGAGGCGCGGTTCTACCTTGTGAGGAGGTACGAAGAGGCGCTAGACCTCTTGGTGACGTATCAAAAGGCGCTGGGGGGCGGCTAG
- a CDS encoding TldD/PmbA family protein: protein MMRFLANRVDEAAVAKARVENYMVRFANDEVTAFKSWTVENTYLYLAKGRRTTFVSTTGSPSLAQVEEALKALENMPEDPLYVPLGGPQPINHDEALDNFEKLPDLVKRAIDGAHGVERSAGAALLSYVTVEYEDTAGRRGRYSVNRVYLTMRSFLGELSATSAVAARRVAEIKAEHVGEQNAHLLSLAKGLPQRRVETGRADLLLSPLVFGHLMGEVAHFWANGLEVVSGGSRYSKDDVGKAVASPALTVVDKTHDPSAYGFTPFDSEGVPPRPVAIYERGVLGGFLHTRRTAAALGTEPTGHALGSLVRPAPGHLEVGAGDASGDLEELFAELKNGFYIHNNWYTRYQNVKTGQFSTVGRDVALEVRDGRPVAVVKFIRIADTLENVVKNVEALSKKRAQVYWWDMPAPATSTWAILRNIGITT, encoded by the coding sequence ATGATGCGCTTCTTGGCCAATAGGGTAGACGAGGCGGCTGTGGCGAAGGCCAGAGTAGAGAACTACATGGTCAGATTCGCCAACGACGAAGTCACCGCGTTCAAGAGCTGGACTGTGGAAAACACCTACCTCTACTTGGCCAAGGGGAGGCGTACCACGTTTGTCAGCACCACCGGCTCCCCCTCCCTGGCCCAGGTAGAGGAGGCCTTGAAGGCCTTGGAGAATATGCCAGAGGACCCCCTCTACGTCCCCCTCGGCGGACCACAGCCCATAAACCACGATGAGGCTTTAGACAACTTTGAGAAACTGCCCGACCTCGTGAAGAGGGCCATAGACGGGGCACACGGCGTAGAGAGGAGCGCGGGGGCGGCCCTCCTCTCCTACGTCACGGTGGAGTATGAAGACACAGCCGGGCGGAGGGGGCGCTACTCCGTCAACCGCGTCTACTTGACCATGCGCTCGTTCCTCGGGGAGCTCTCCGCCACTAGCGCCGTGGCGGCGCGGCGAGTGGCAGAGATAAAGGCCGAGCATGTGGGCGAGCAAAACGCACACCTCCTCTCCTTAGCCAAGGGCCTGCCGCAGAGGCGGGTGGAGACGGGTAGGGCGGACCTCCTCCTCTCACCCCTCGTGTTTGGGCACTTGATGGGCGAGGTAGCCCACTTTTGGGCAAATGGGCTAGAGGTCGTCTCCGGCGGTTCTAGGTACAGCAAAGACGACGTGGGCAAGGCTGTGGCTTCGCCGGCGTTAACCGTGGTGGACAAGACCCACGACCCGTCGGCCTATGGATTCACTCCATTTGACTCAGAGGGCGTCCCGCCTAGGCCTGTGGCAATATACGAGAGGGGGGTCCTTGGGGGCTTTCTCCACACTAGGAGGACTGCCGCGGCGCTTGGGACAGAGCCGACGGGCCACGCGCTCGGCTCTCTGGTCAGGCCTGCCCCCGGCCACTTGGAAGTGGGCGCAGGCGACGCCTCCGGCGATCTGGAGGAGCTCTTCGCAGAGTTGAAAAACGGCTTCTACATCCACAACAATTGGTATACCCGGTATCAGAATGTGAAGACGGGCCAGTTCTCCACAGTGGGGAGAGACGTCGCACTTGAGGTAAGGGATGGGAGGCCTGTGGCGGTGGTCAAGTTCATAAGAATCGCCGACACTTTAGAGAACGTGGTGAAAAACGTGGAGGCTCTCTCAAAGAAGAGGGCCCAAGTCTACTGGTGGGACATGCCCGCGCCCGCCACTTCTACCTGGGCCATTCTGCGGAACATCGGCATAACTACATGA